In Leptospira congkakensis, the DNA window ATTGGTATTGGATCATCCTTGTGGGGGTAGGTTCCATTTTGATTTTATTATTTTTTAGAACCAATATGAAAAGTTTAGTGGATTTTGCGACTACGGTATCTTTCTTAAATGCACCGGTTCTTGCACTCATCCATCATTTGATTTTATTTGGAAAAGAAATTCCTAGAGAACAAAGACCTAAACCTTGGATGAATTTACTTTCTTGGTTTGGTATTTTGTTTCTATTTGGATTTTCAATCTATTATATAAACATTACTTTCTTCTAAAATATGGAGAGAGAAAAATCACACTCCATATTTTTCTCTCTTTCTCCACTTTTCTATTTAATCCTTTCGATTCTTTTTTTTCGATTTGTATGGGTGGTCGCCTATCCACATCCAACGGCCTTGTTTGTTTCTGGAGTGATTTCTTTTTTACAAAGAAGGAATCGGAAACTTGTATTTCTAAAATCTTCTTTTCGTAAAAATTTTGTTTCGGTTCTTCCTGCGATGGAAATTCTTTTTTTTGTAGGGATGCTCATCGCTTCCTGGGCCTATTCCGGCGTTCTTTTTACGATGATCCAAATCGGAATTTTATTTTTACAACCAGATTATTTTTTACCTTCTTTGGCGATTGTATCTGCTATTGCTGCAATGGTTTCTGGTTCCTCTTGGACCACTGCTGGTACGTTAGGTGTTGCTCTTATGGGTGTGGCAGAGGTAATGTCTTTTCCCGAAACAATGGCAGCCGGTGCTATCGTAAGTGGTTGTTATTTTGGTGATAAACTTTCTCCACTTTCTGACACAACCAACCTGGCTTCCAGTTTGACCCATGTCCCAATTTGGAAACATATCCGGCATATGTTAAAAACAACTTGTATTAGTTTTGGAATTGCGGTATTGGGGTTTTATTTTTTGAATCTTTATGTTTGGGATTCTCACCAAACATCTCGTATCACTTTACAGTCTGGTGTTTTAGGTGATGTTTTCTCTTCTAATGTTTCTTGGATCAAATTGATTCCTGTTGTTTTGGTTTTTGGATCCTCTGTTTTTAAAATGCATATTCGTATTTCTTTGTTACTTGGAATTCTTTCTGCAATTGGATTCAGTGTCAGTGAACTTGGATTCCAATGGGATATTGGAAACACTTTGGTCTTTGGGTTTGAATCTCGTTCCGGAAATCAAATTCTCGATCGGTTTTTAAGCGGAGGTGGGATCGTTGCCATTTTATCTACAGAAGTTCTGATTCTCGCTGCGGTTTGGTTTGGCGCTGTAGTGGAAGGGTATGGTTATTTAAACGAAATTTTAATTCAAATTAAACTTTGGGCAAAAGACCGCTGGGATATTTTACTTTCAACAATGGGAGCATCCTTTCTTTTGAATTTAGTAACCGCAGACCAATATTTATCTCTTGTGATCCCTGCACGTGCCTTCCGAAGTCTTGCAGAAGAAAAAGGAATCCCAGAAAAAGACATCTCGCGGTCACTAGAAGACTCGGGAACCATTACTTCTCCCCTCATCCCTTGGAATAGTTGTGGGGCGTTTATGTCTACTTCCCTTGGTGTTTCGGTATTATCTTTTTTCCCATTTGTATTCTTTAATTTAATTCATGTTTTGTTGGCCGTCTCACTCTTGCTTGTTGCAAAAAATAAATCTAAAAGTTCATAGTTAAACGTAACCGGTTCATGTATAGGTGAATCAATTTTAGCTATAACCGATATTACAGTATCTTTTGTTTCGGAATGATTTATACATTCCATCCATGTTACCAAAAATACTAGATGAAAAAATTCTTCCTCTCATTCAAGAAGCTAGATCCACTAACGATCTGAATGTTCTAAAAGAACAGTTGCCCATTTGGATGGTCGATCGTTTGGCAAAAAAAAGAAAAATTACAGACGATGAGAGTTCCGAGATGGTGGTGATCATTCTAGAAGTTTTTTCCAAGATGTGGCTTTTGAGTTTGAACTACCACTTAACCAATGTTCTTGGATTTTTTGTTACCTACGCTTTTAACCAGTATCGAAACCGGTTCCGTCACGAACAAATTCCAGAATCAGGGGAACTCTATTTACAATTATGGAACTATGATTCTCCGGCAAACGAAGAAGTTCAGAAAGAACTTTGGGAAGAGGCCAGTCCTTTAAAAGCGGAATTAGAAAAGTTGCCAACGGTGACAGCTTTGATCCTGTCCTTACAGTTTGACCTACCTATGAAACAAAATTTAAAACAACTCCTCCTTTGGAAGTTACGCGAAACAGGCCATGACATTGATATTTTCTTTAGGGAATGGGAGGAAAAAAGATTTCGCCAACACCAGCTTTTGTCCCGTCTTTCCGGTATGATCACAAGGTATACGCGGAAACTTTATGAAACAACTGACCCGAAACGTCGCAGATGGTATCTCAAACAAAAGAAACTATGGATTTTACGTAAGTCTCGGGCTTTCGATCGTAGTTTTTTTTCCGAACGTGAGATCGCAAAGGTATTAGGTATTTCCAGAAAGGCTGTTCGCAATCATTTGTCACAGGGAAAACATGAACTTCGTAGAGTCGGCAAAGATTTATTGCACTATGCATAAAAATATGCTTTACAATCAGCAAAATCGAAAGATGTTAATGGCAACACCACCTTCCGAAGGGTTATGAAAATCAAAGTTACCAGTAAAAACGACGTGCACATCATTAAAATTGAAGGTGCCATCAAAGCCGGAAATGAGTTCGAGCTATCTGAAAAGATTGAACAGTACATCAAAAAAGGCCAAGTTCCCAAATTCATCATTGATTTGAAAAAGGTTCCCTTCATCAATTCAGCTGGTTTAGGAACGTTTCTCAATATATACAAACATATTGATGGCCTGAATGGTAGACTTGTATTTGCGAACTTAAATTCCGATATCGAGAACCTGATGGAAATTACAAAGCTTTCCAGTGTTTTCGAGATATATAAAACTCTGGAAGAGGCTGAAGACTCCTTCGAATATTAATCGCACGAGGCGATTCTACAGATGAATCCAATCCTGAAGGTAAGTTTAGGAATCGCCAAAACAAAAATCTTTCGTGGACTTCTTGTCCTCTTTCTCCTCTATAAATCTGTTTTTAACGTCTTCACGGCAGACCTGATCATCCCTAAATTGGTTTCTCATTTTACTATGGGAAAGATGGAAGGGAGTTTTGGGTTATTTTCTCTCTTTTTTGGAATTGAAATCAACGACTTCAAACTTTATCCAGGGGTTCCCTTCGAGAAGGTTCCTTTGGTGGAAGCCAAACAGGTTCGACTTCGTTACAACCTTCCGCTTCTCCTTTTCGGAAAGATCAAAATTTCAGAAATTGGACTCACAGGGGCAAAAATCCAAATCGAAGAGAGTATGGGCCAGTGGAACTTTGGGGCTCTGGTCAAAACTTCGACAAAACCACAAGAACCAGAACCTGTCTCGGAAGAGATACCACCACTTACGGAAATTAACACCTATCTGCCGTTACAGGCCAGTGCCTACATTCATGTGGATTCAGTAGAGTTCCAATTAAAAAGAGATACGGGGTCCCTTCATTTTTTTTCAATCCAAGACTTGTCTTTGGAAACCGAACTTGAGACAAACCGATTTACATCCATTCCACTGGATCTATCGGTGGTGGATCAAATTGATCATGTCCTTCTTTCTCTCAATGCGGCTCGTCCAATTCCTTTGGACTTAGATTCCAAAGACTTACGCTTGCAACAAACCATTCCTATGTCCTTACGATTTGAATGGGACCGAACGGTATCACCAGAAATGTTTCTTTTGAACACTGATATCGGAAAGGATGATATCCTTTTGGAAGTGAAGGGGAAACCGGTTCAGTTAGGATTACGCCTGTTATCTGATATCCATTATGACAATCAGTTAGACAAAATTGGTATCAACCAATTTGATTTACGAGTGCTTGGACAGTCCTGGCTAAGTTTGACTGGTGCCATTCTCGAAGTTTCCAAAGAAAAACCTAAAGTAAACATTGTTGTTGAAAAGTCGGAAATGCAACTGACTTCACTTCAAAGATCTCTAAACCAACTGAGCGGGATTGTTCCTGAAATGAAGTTATCAGGAGACCTTTCTTTAGCAGGGACAGGCATTCACGGCAATTGGGAAAAAGCTGAGGCCAATGTAAAACTAAAAGCTTCGCAATTGTATTTGAAGATGGGAAATTCAAAAGCACATTCCATTCCATCTGCACTTATCGATCTATCTTCCGAACTAAGTTTCGCCGATACAAAAACTCTAACGGCTGAAAAACCAATTCCTTATATCAAATCTTTAAAGATTACACCATCACATTTAGATTATAATGGTGCTTCTTTAGCATTTCAAGGCGAATATTTAGAAACCAAAGGGTTGGACTTTCATGTAAATATCGATAAATTCCAGTTAGGTGATTATGTTTCTGGACTTGGTGGAAAGTTACAAATGGATCTGGGAGTTCTCGGAGAATCGTTTGTTTCCATCAATATTCATTCCAATGCAAAAATTGATGGTTTCCGTTACCAATTGGATCGTTCGAGATCTCCTTCTTCGTTACTGGGACTAACATTGGATTCTGTTTTGTTGTTTGATCGTCCTTTTGGTCTTTCTGAGATCAAAATCTCAAATCTAAAATTAGATCAAAAAACCATTACTGGAAACAAGGCATTAGAGTTGGATTTAAAAGGGGATTTGCGACCGGGAGCAAATCTTTCTGCCAATTTGCAACCCTTAGGTTTAAATGTTTATACTCCTAATCTTTTGGTGGTATTACCTCTTGTTCTAAAAGAAAAAATCTCTCCTTTTCAAAACCTTCTTGGGAACCAACCTAAGATAAAATTAAACGCTAAGTATACAACCTCCGGTACTTCTAAACAAATCAAAGCAGATTTGGGTGCAGAACTTCCTGGTTTAGAAATTAAAGATCTAAAATTAGCGGCGGATTTATCTTTATCTGGTGCCAATACCGATGAAATATTGATTCGAACTTTGAAGATGAATGCCTTTGGGGGAATTTTCCATCTCTCAACAAATGGTAAATTACTAAAAACCGGAAAACCAAAACCTCCATTAGGGCCATATTTTGGAAATTTAGATTTAGAATTCGGGCTCACTTCCCCCACCAAACAATACTTAGCAAAAGGCGTTAGTTTCCAAGGTGACTTAGGTTTAAATTTAAAAATTCAAAATTATGATATTAACGGTGAGTTCCATTCTAAAGTCCCATCATTGTCGTATAACAATCAAAAGTGTCCTGGGGACCAGTGCCAAGCGTATCTATTGGAAGAGGTGATTGCAAAAATTCCTATCCAACACAATTTAGCACATAACCAAGAAGAAAGTCTTATCGTAGGTGATAAGTCAATATTTATAAAAAACTATGGTCGTAACCATCCTCCAAATCTAACCATCGGACAGGTTCTTGGAACCCATCCCAATATACCCAATTTACCTTTTGAATATGTAAAAAAACAAAAGGATACTCCAGGCCTTTCGGCATTTATCGAATACAAAGAAAATTATGCGAATATAGAATCCTTACGTTCTTATTCATTGGATGGATTGGTTTTAGGAAAAAACTTGGTTTTTAATTTAGGAAATTTAGATCCAAAATCTATGGAGTTCCGTGGGAATTTTCTCATTCGTGATATCGATTTGAAACAACTCATGGCACCAAAAGTTCGGGATAAAATTGACGATGGAAAATTAAAGGCGGATCTCAATATTTCTGTTAGAGATTTGAGCGAACCTGTTGCCAATTTAGATTTGTTTTTTTCCATCTTTCAGATTGGTAGCGATTTCGGGAAAAGTGCATTAAACGTTATTTCTCCACAAAACTTTCTTATCGACCGCATAACAGATAGTTATTCTATCAATAAAATAGATGTATCTTTGTCTAAAGGGTTGGTTTATGCAGATGTATATTTTAACCGATCATTGTTATCTTTATTTATCAATCTTGAAGATGGTAAAATTTCTCAACAAAGAATGCCACTTGCAAACTTTTTGAAACGTGCACAGAACGAAATCCAAACATACCAAGAGTGAGGTATTTATGAAACGTTTGATACTCGTATTTTTTTTATTAGGATGTAAATCCTTTCTGAACTTAAAGGTTCCTCCAATCACCATCACCAATGCACAAACTGCCGCTGAAAAACAGATGGTGGGAGAAGATCGTGAATTAGAGAAAGAGGGATGGATGATTGCATCCATTCAATCCTCTTCCAACGGAAAGTCCAATCGAGAAAGGTTGAGTTCAGAAGATTCAGATTCTGAAATCAAAGCTCATCGAGTGCGTTTAAACTATTTGATGCCAGAATTAAAAAAATACAAACAACATGGTATCGTAGGAGAAACACCTGCCGGATTTGTAAAGTTGAATCCACTTGCCTCTGGTTTACCAACATACACTCAGTATGAGCTCCCCGCTAAACGGAAACGTGTAGAAGATGTAACTGTTTTTTTAAACGAATCTAGAAAAATAATTTGGGAAAAGGAAGTTTCCAATCAAAAGAAAAAAGGCAAAAAAGAAGAAGAATTAATAAAATACAAACAATCGTTAATTGATGAGTATTTTAAATCTGTTTCTGTCGGAGAATTTTATGAAACAACTTCTGGAAGATGGGAGAAATTTCAATGAAACCAGTGAAAAGGTTTCCATCGGTTTTAGTTTTTTTATTCCCTCTTATCTTTCTTAATTGTGTTTTGTTCCAAAAAAGTGTTAAGATGACGAATGTCGATTTTGACTATTCGGCGATTTCCAAAAACTATTTTTCTCCAACACAATCGAAACCTTTTCCATTAACAGTCCAACGTGGAAATAGTTTATACAATTCGACAACTAAAGATGGTAGATATTTATTTTATGCCACGGATCAAAAAGGAAATTTTGATATTTGGTTTCGTGACTTACAAAGTTCTGTTGTTGTTCCTGTAACCAATCACTCATTTTCTGAAACCAAACCCGCCATTTCACCTAACGGAAAGAATTTGGTTTTTGTTTCTGAAGAATTTGATTCAGAGGGCGATTTAATCCTTCTCTCTATGGATACAGAAGAGTGGACACATGAATTATTAAAAGGCAATCGTTTCATTGATGATCGTTTTATTAATTTAACAAACAAACCAGACAAAAAAGGAGAATACGCAAAGGGGATCATAGATACGGATCCAACATGGTCTCCCGATGGCAGTACTATATATTTTATATCGGATCGTTTTTCTCCAGGATTACCAAATCTCTGCGCCATGAAATTGGAGAATCCAAGCCAAATCTCCGCCATCACTTCTAAAGGTGCTTCTTCGCCCTACGTATCCTCTGATGGGAACTTTATTTATTTTATTTCTTATTTTGAAGAAACGAAAGGGGAAGTTTATCGTATCGATTTAAAAACATCTGAAATCCAGAGAATCACAAAAAATGAGTTTTTAGATTTTTCTCCCACTGTAGATTCCAAATCAAAAAATTTATACTACGCATCGATTCGAAAAGATACCAACAAAAATGGTAAGTTGGATGAAAGAGATAATAGTATTCTTGTAATGATGAACTTAACAACTGGTGAAGAAAGAATTTTATCATCAGGCGAAACTTCTAACTTTGATGTTCGGTATTCAAATTTTAATGGAGGTTCGATTCTTTTTTCGGCTTCTTATTTCAACGCAATCAATATCTATTTTATTCCTGAAAATGGCGCCATACCCAAACAAACAAATATTCGTGAACAGTATCAATATGCTAAAACTTTTTCCGGTGGGCAAAGTTTAGAATCTTATTTTTTAGCTTTGGATTCGGTGGAGTTATTTTATTCAGATGACCCATTGTCTCCAGTTTATTTGGCAAGGGTTGCCGTCTTAAAGTATCTATCCCTGATACGTGTTGGAAAACGAGAAGAAGCAAGATTATTTTTGGAGTCTTATCGCCAAAAGGCCAGTTTGGAAAAAAACCAATTTGCCCTAACATTGATTCGATGGGAGGAGTCCAAACAAAATGGTAAAAAATTTGACTTTGTGTCAGAGGTACACTCACATCCTTCTGCGAAGTGGACAAAGGATGCAGAAGCAATGTTGTACCATTTATACGCCGATGAATTGGAAGTTGAGAAAAAAAACAATGTAGCTTTTGACTCTTTGAAGTTTATTTACGAAAAATTTCCAAATTATCACCAAATAGATGAAATCAAGCGAAGGTTAGGTGGATACGAATACAAACCAAATTCGTTAGTTTTGTCTGTATTGTATCAAGAAATGATCCAAGGA includes these proteins:
- a CDS encoding STAS domain-containing protein; this encodes MKIKVTSKNDVHIIKIEGAIKAGNEFELSEKIEQYIKKGQVPKFIIDLKKVPFINSAGLGTFLNIYKHIDGLNGRLVFANLNSDIENLMEITKLSSVFEIYKTLEEAEDSFEY
- a CDS encoding Na+/H+ antiporter NhaC family protein: MEREKSHSIFFSLSPLFYLILSILFFRFVWVVAYPHPTALFVSGVISFLQRRNRKLVFLKSSFRKNFVSVLPAMEILFFVGMLIASWAYSGVLFTMIQIGILFLQPDYFLPSLAIVSAIAAMVSGSSWTTAGTLGVALMGVAEVMSFPETMAAGAIVSGCYFGDKLSPLSDTTNLASSLTHVPIWKHIRHMLKTTCISFGIAVLGFYFLNLYVWDSHQTSRITLQSGVLGDVFSSNVSWIKLIPVVLVFGSSVFKMHIRISLLLGILSAIGFSVSELGFQWDIGNTLVFGFESRSGNQILDRFLSGGGIVAILSTEVLILAAVWFGAVVEGYGYLNEILIQIKLWAKDRWDILLSTMGASFLLNLVTADQYLSLVIPARAFRSLAEEKGIPEKDISRSLEDSGTITSPLIPWNSCGAFMSTSLGVSVLSFFPFVFFNLIHVLLAVSLLLVAKNKSKSS
- a CDS encoding sigma-70 region 4 domain-containing protein, which produces MLPKILDEKILPLIQEARSTNDLNVLKEQLPIWMVDRLAKKRKITDDESSEMVVIILEVFSKMWLLSLNYHLTNVLGFFVTYAFNQYRNRFRHEQIPESGELYLQLWNYDSPANEEVQKELWEEASPLKAELEKLPTVTALILSLQFDLPMKQNLKQLLLWKLRETGHDIDIFFREWEEKRFRQHQLLSRLSGMITRYTRKLYETTDPKRRRWYLKQKKLWILRKSRAFDRSFFSEREIAKVLGISRKAVRNHLSQGKHELRRVGKDLLHYA
- a CDS encoding DUF1318 domain-containing protein, translating into MKRLILVFFLLGCKSFLNLKVPPITITNAQTAAEKQMVGEDRELEKEGWMIASIQSSSNGKSNRERLSSEDSDSEIKAHRVRLNYLMPELKKYKQHGIVGETPAGFVKLNPLASGLPTYTQYELPAKRKRVEDVTVFLNESRKIIWEKEVSNQKKKGKKEEELIKYKQSLIDEYFKSVSVGEFYETTSGRWEKFQ
- a CDS encoding LIC_11026 family protein → MNPILKVSLGIAKTKIFRGLLVLFLLYKSVFNVFTADLIIPKLVSHFTMGKMEGSFGLFSLFFGIEINDFKLYPGVPFEKVPLVEAKQVRLRYNLPLLLFGKIKISEIGLTGAKIQIEESMGQWNFGALVKTSTKPQEPEPVSEEIPPLTEINTYLPLQASAYIHVDSVEFQLKRDTGSLHFFSIQDLSLETELETNRFTSIPLDLSVVDQIDHVLLSLNAARPIPLDLDSKDLRLQQTIPMSLRFEWDRTVSPEMFLLNTDIGKDDILLEVKGKPVQLGLRLLSDIHYDNQLDKIGINQFDLRVLGQSWLSLTGAILEVSKEKPKVNIVVEKSEMQLTSLQRSLNQLSGIVPEMKLSGDLSLAGTGIHGNWEKAEANVKLKASQLYLKMGNSKAHSIPSALIDLSSELSFADTKTLTAEKPIPYIKSLKITPSHLDYNGASLAFQGEYLETKGLDFHVNIDKFQLGDYVSGLGGKLQMDLGVLGESFVSINIHSNAKIDGFRYQLDRSRSPSSLLGLTLDSVLLFDRPFGLSEIKISNLKLDQKTITGNKALELDLKGDLRPGANLSANLQPLGLNVYTPNLLVVLPLVLKEKISPFQNLLGNQPKIKLNAKYTTSGTSKQIKADLGAELPGLEIKDLKLAADLSLSGANTDEILIRTLKMNAFGGIFHLSTNGKLLKTGKPKPPLGPYFGNLDLEFGLTSPTKQYLAKGVSFQGDLGLNLKIQNYDINGEFHSKVPSLSYNNQKCPGDQCQAYLLEEVIAKIPIQHNLAHNQEESLIVGDKSIFIKNYGRNHPPNLTIGQVLGTHPNIPNLPFEYVKKQKDTPGLSAFIEYKENYANIESLRSYSLDGLVLGKNLVFNLGNLDPKSMEFRGNFLIRDIDLKQLMAPKVRDKIDDGKLKADLNISVRDLSEPVANLDLFFSIFQIGSDFGKSALNVISPQNFLIDRITDSYSINKIDVSLSKGLVYADVYFNRSLLSLFINLEDGKISQQRMPLANFLKRAQNEIQTYQE